Below is a genomic region from Telmatobacter sp. DSM 110680.
TCTTTTCGCTTGGCGTGGCATCAGCGGGAATGACTGAAGCCGACTACTCTCGCGTCACCTACCAATACACCATGGTCGCAGCCCAGATACTCAGCCGACTCAATCCTGACCTGACCTTCATCTTCGTCTCCGGCTCCGGCACTGACAGCTCTAAGAAGGGACGCGTCATGTGGGCGCGCGTCAAGGGCCGAACCGAGAATGCGCTGCTCAATTTGCCATTCAAGGCCTACATGTTCCGCCCCGGTTTCATCCAGCCGATGGATGGAATACAGTCCAAAACGCCGCTGTACCGGAGGTTCTACACAATACTCGGACCGCTGTTCCCGCTGCTGCGGAAGATGTTTCCCAATCAGGTGCTGTCCACCCGTCAACTTGGTCAAGCCATGCTCAACGTAGCGCGCCGGGGATACCCAAAATATGTGCTCGAGGCCAGAGATATTCGCGCCGCTGCAGACCCGGAGCCATGATTTCCCATAACACGAGAATCATGAGCCGGGCCTGCGCTGCGTCAAGGCTTCTCAGCGCGAAGCCAGGGTCACGAAATCAGTCGCAGGGCAGACCTTCGCCTCCATGTTTTTAACCCCGCGAGGCGGCATCGTTTCACTGAAAAGGTTAGTACCGGGAACGTGAAACTCGGTTAGGTTCAGGTGGCCTCCACAATTGTGGAAGATCAATCGTGCTTCCGATTCAGTTGCTCGTTGTTCCTCCGGATGCACCGAGAAGACCTGCATATCCCCGGTTCTCACATTGCGAATCGACATCATGAATTTGTTCGAGACCAGATTCAGTTCATAAGTGCCTGCGGCAATGTTTCGGCCGTCCGCAGTAAACGAGAACGGAATGCTGAAAACCACTCCCGGGCCATCCTGCGCGTTCGCCTTTGCTGCGAACGTGCCACCCACGGCCAGGACTCCAACCAACGAACCGACGATGATAGAACTCATGCGCTTCATAACTTCCCTCCTTGATGCTGGTGTTGACGCTTCGTGCGATCGACTCATTTCGATCTCGGCCGCCGCGGTGGTCACTCTTACTTCCACTTCTCGATTCCAGCATCGGTATGGAGCGCATGCGATAAAGATTGGATAAGCCGCGATAAAGATTAGCTAAGCAAAGTAAAGATTTGTAAATGGCGTTTCTGCAATCGACGAATGGTCTAGCATCAACTGGAGGGCGGCTGCCTGAAGCAAATGGATCGCGTTCTCATCGTCGACGATGACGTTCAATTGTGCGGGCTGCTCACAGAGCGCCTGGAATCTGAAGGATTCACAATCGAAGTAGCTAATGATGGGATTCGCGGCTTGGACCGCGCCCTTTCAATGGAACACTCTCTGGTTGTGCTCGATCTGATGTTGCCCGGAATGACAGGCCTCGATGTCCTGCGCCGGCTGCGCGCCAAGTCTCCTGTACCGGTGTTGATCCTCACCGCGCGTGGCGAAGATATCGACAGGATTCTCGGATTGGAAATTGGCGCTGATGACTACGTGCCAAAACCATTCAACCCGCGGGAACTGATCGCACGAATTCGCGCCATCCTGCGTCGAACCTCCATTCCCGCAAACCCCGCGAGCCCGCTGGTAGTTGGTGATCTCCGCCTCGATTCGCGAGCCCGAGAGGTGTGGTTAGAAGATGTGGCTCTCAATCTGACCAGCGTGGAATTCACGCTGCTTGAAACCTTTCTGCGCGACGCTGGAAAGATCCTGAGTCGCGAGCAACTCACCGAAGCTGTCCTCGGCCGAAAGCTCGCACCCTTCGATCGCGTCATCGACGTGCATGTAAGCAACATCCGCAAGAAGCTGGGAACGTCCGAGCATGGCCCAAGAATTAAAGCCATTCGAGGCAACGGCTATCTCTTCGTTGCGCGACCCGAGGCGAAATGAAACTGACATTCCGTAGCCTCTTGCTTAAAATTTTCCTTTGGTTCTGGGCGACCGTCCTCGTCACAGGCATCTCACTCGTGCTTACCTTCATTCTTGAACCGCACGGCGTACCTGCGCAGTGGCATTCGACGCTTGCGGAAACAGCTCGCTACTCCGGAACGATTGCGGTTGAGACCCTCGAAAGGGAAGGCACACCCGCCGCGGCATCCTACCTCGATCGACTAGTTCACGACACTGCTTTGAAGGCGTGTCTCTTCGATATCTCAGGAAAGATCATCGCCGGGGATGGGTGCGAAACATTTCAGCAGATGGCGACACGCGTCACGGGTTTAAATACATCCGAATTCGGCATGGTATTTGGAATAGCGCGCGTCGCATTAATCCTGAAAGGGAATAGCCGCCGCCAATACATCTTTGCGACCGAACTCCCCGCCGGCCCCCGCGCCGCGGCAGGCTTCAACCGAACCACGTTCCTGGTGCAGTGGGGAGTCGCGTTTCTTGTTTCAGGCTTTGTGTGCTACCTGCTCACCCGCTACATCACCGCGCCTATTCTCCGCTTGCGTGCGGCATCGCAACAGCTGGCCACTGGCGATTTGAGCACCCGCGCAGGTCCTGAAATCGCCTCCCGGCAAGATGAAATTGGAGATCTGTTGCGGGACTTCGATGCCATGGCCTCTCGCATTGAAGATCTCGTATCTGGACAACGTCAACTCATCTCCGATGTTTCGCACGAATTGCGCTCGCCTCTGGCCCGGCTGAATGTGGCCCTCGACCTTGGCCGCCAGCGAAAAGGGAACGATGCGGCTTTCGATCAGATGGAGCAGGACCTCGCTCTCCTCAACGAAATGATCGGGCGCCTCCTGACGATTGCAAAACTGGATGTCTCCGCCAGGCAAGTACCGATGGTCCAAGTCGACCTCACGGAACTCGTATCCCAGATCGTCCGCGATGCCAACTTCGAGGCTCGCGTGCTAGATCGCGCCGTCCAATTAACTGCGGAGGGCCCGTACCTCGTTCGCGGAAACCCGGAACTGCTGCACGGAGCGATCGAGAATGTGGTTCGAAACGCGATCCATTACACCGCCTCCGGAACCTCCGTCGAAGTATCGATGCAAGTTGTGCGTCAGCCAAAGAAATCCTTCGTACGCGTCACAATTCGCGACCATGGACCGGGCCTTCCCGAGTCCGAGCTCGTCAATATCTTTCGACCCTTCTATCGGGTAGCGGACGCCCGCGACCGACAGTCCGGCGGAACTGGTCTCGGACTCGCTATAGCTGACCGCGTCATTCGAACTCACGGCGGAACTATCCGCGCCGAAAACGCCTCGTCATCAGGCTTGATGGTTGAAATCCTCTTGCCGGAGTGCGAATCCGATTTGACCTAAGACTCGGAAACTCTCGACTTTCCGCCGCCCGCCAGTCTTGAGTAGATCCACGCGCTTGATTCAAAGTTCCCGCAGGTAATGTTCTGGCGACAGCAAATGGGTACCTACGGATCGACCGGTCACTCGCAACGTAACTGGATGACATGAAATAGAGGTTCTTAAACCGCTGCTGCATGGGATAAAACCCTTCTAGAAAAGCTATCGACGTCCCCACGCCCGTCCGTGATAAATTGAGATTCCCCGCACGTATCAGGTGATCCATGGCAGCAGGCATTCACTTATCCGGCAACAACGAAACGATCGATCTGCAGCAGCAGGTGGCACGCCTGCAGGCACTTCTCGAGGCCTCGCGCCAGGTACACTCCACCATTCGCGAAGAAGCCGTGCTTGGTGCAGTTCTCCGTATCGTCGTCCGCGAGCTCGAGATGGCCGGGGCAGCATTCCCCGGAACCGGCCTCAGCTACGGCGAAATGCCGGACCTCGCGGCCCAGACCGACGAAGCTGCCGCTCTCCCGATCTACCTCTTGCAGGACCGCGAGGGTAAGCGGATGGCCGAGCTGGTAGTGGCGCCGCCTGACAGCCGCGAGTTGACGATCTATGAAGCCGACTTTATCGAGGGACTGGTTCTGCAAGCCGGTGTCGCTCTTGAAAATGCCCGCAACCACGAACGCAACCTGCAATGGGCACGCGTCCAGCAAGATCTCGACGCTGCACGGAACATCCAGCGCTCGCTGCTGCCGCAAGAGCTACCCGACATCGCCGGCTATTCGCTGGCTTTCCGCTCCGTGACCTGTTACGAGGTAGGCGGCGATTACCTCGACCTCGTGGAGCAGCCCGACGGAAGCCTGCTGATCGCCGTAGCCGATGTTGCCGGTAAAGGTCTTGCATCCGCCATGATGTCCACCAGCTTTCGCGCGGCTTTTCGCGCTATGGCCATCACTGGGCCACCTCTCGACGAATTGGCTACGCGTATGAACGAGCACCACTGGCGCGAGGGCGAAGAGGCTCGCCGCCGCTACGTCACCGCCATCTTCCTGCGTCTTCATCCCGAGTCGGGCAAGATCGAGGTGGTCAACGCCGGTCACAATCCTGGATTCCTCGTATCCGCCGACGGCGTCGCGCGCCAATTCGAGGCCGCCGGCACGCCTTTAGGTCTATTACCGGGTATGCGCTACTCCAGCGAGCAAGCCGTGTTTACACCGGGAACCAGGCTGTTGTTTTATACCGACGGACTGACGGAGGTATTCCGGGGTGAGGAAGAGTTTGGCCCGGAACGACTTATGGACGAATTTTCTAAGTGTCCCGGCGAACAAGCCGATGTTATCCTCGATTCATTGTGGGCAACAATTGACGACTTTGCCGACGGCGGCCCGCAAAGTGACGACATGACCGCACTTGCGTTGTGCAGGTGTGCGCAGGGTACGGAGATACCGGCATGAGCAAGGTGAAGTCCACTAGCGTGGAGGTGCGGCTGCCTTCGCAGCTTGGCTATGAGAAAGTGGCTATGAGCACCGCAGCCGCTGTGGCCAAGCTCATGGGTTTTCGCGAAGATCGCGTCGAGGATTTAAAGACGGCCGTAGCTGAGGCCTGCATCAACGCAATTGAACATGGCAATAAATTGAACGACGACCTCTCCGTCGACGTAGTGCTTTCAGCAGGCGTTAACGCTCTTGAGGTAAAAGTGATTGATGACGGAAAGGGGCTTAAAACTGTTCCACCCAAGCCCGACATCGATAAAAAGATTCATGGAGAAGAAGATCCCCGCGGCATGGGCATGTTCCTCATCCAGGCGCTGGTCGACGAGGCCGAATGGGTCAAGGGCTCGAATGGAAAAAGTAGTTATGTCAGGCTCGTCATTCGTCTGGATGCAGTAGCGGATTAACACGTAGAACAACGGAGACACGAAATCGTGCAGAGCGAAACAAAAGCCCGCGTAGACCAGTTGACATCCCCGGCAGGACACCCTGTTACCGCCCTCCGCTTTGAGGGTGACATCGCCAGCACGTCCAAAGAGGCGGTGCTCGGCAGCTACCAATCGCTGCCCAAGGCGACTGCCAAACTTGTGCTGCTCGACTTCACCAAGGTCGACTACATCAATTCAAGCGGTATCGCGCTCGTCATCCAGATGCTCATTGAGGCTGCGAACTCCGGCCAGAAGGTCTATGCCTTTGGCTTGTCGCCACACTTCACCAAGGTCTTCACCATGGTGGGCATCACCAAGTATGCCGGCCTCTTCCCATCCCAGGCCGATGCTCTAGCGGCGCTGTAACCCCGGCGCCGCACCCCAACCCTACTCCCGCAAAACTTATGCTTTCATCCCAAGCGCAGCCGAGGGATCTGCAGTTGCTTTTCCTCTGCCGACTGCGGGTGCCCCATCCATGACGCGCTCTTTCGCGGCATGGATGAAATGACGACGACCATTCGCAAAAATCCTCACCGAAGCCATCCCAAGAAACTCGCCTGACCCGAAATCTCGGAGCGAAATCCCGTGCGGCGTCTCTGAGATCAAGGCCAGATCAGAAACGCCGCACAGCACATCGGCTACCTTCAGCGGCCCGCGAGGGCCACCTCTTGCTCTTCAACTTCAACCTGAGTGCTTCTGCCTGTTGTTGAATTGCTGTCGATTGAATGCCCAGTCAAAAGGCCGAGCACGAACCACGCGAACAGTGCTGCTCCAATCGCAAACAGGATGTCTCCGGGAACTCTCATCCAGCGCAATGTCTGCATCGAACTGGACTGCATGAACTCGGAGGAACGCGCATACCAGGTGCCGTGTTCAATCGATGCCCATGCCTGCAACAATCCGACCGGCAGCATGCTGAGGATGACCATGAAGATCAATCCAAAGTTGAGAGACCAGAAGGAGAGCTTCAGCGGGGTCTCCTTCCATTTGCGCCCTGGATTAAGCGCGCGGAGGCAGAACAGCGTGAGTCCGAGGCCAAGCATTCCGTACACGCCGAACAGAGCCGTGTGACCGTGAACGGGAGTAAGGTTGAGTCCCTGCACGTAATAAAGGGAAATCGGTGGATTAATAAGGAAGCCGAATAAGCCCGCTCCCACAAGATTCCAGAATGCAACCGCGACGAAGAAATAGATGGGCCACTTGTAGTTGGCGATCCACTGAGACTTCCTTGTCGGTTGCGCGAGGCGAATGTTCTCCCAGGCTTCGTAACCAATCAATGTCAGTGGCACAACCTCAAATGCGCTGAAGATTGCACCCAGGCCAATCACCGCCGGTGTCGCACCCGCGAAGTAGAGATGATGAAACGTTCCGATGATGCCCCCCGACAAAAAGATCGTCGTCGAAAAGAGCGCCGCCTTGGTAGCGGTGCGAATCTCGATCAGCTTGAGCCGCGTGAATAAGAATCCGATCACAACAGTGGCGAACACTTCGAAGAAACCTTCAACCCAGAGGTGAACTACCCACCAGCGCCAGTATTCCGCTGTAACCAGGTGGCTGCGCTGGCCGTACATCAGTCCGGCAGAATAGAAGAGCGGGATTGCGATGCTGGAGATGAGAAACAGCGTGAGGAGTGCGCGGTCTTCACTCTTGCGAACCAGTGCCGGCTTGAGGGCCGCAATCATCAGGACAAGCCACAGTACCAATCCGACGAACAGCAGAATCTGCCAGAAGCGTCCGAGGTCGACGTATTCATAACCCTGGCTGCCGAACCAGAACCACATGTTGCCAAGACGCTGTTGAATACCCATCCATTCGCCGGCGAGCGATCCGCCAACGACGAGGATCAGTGCGCCAAAGAGTGCATTGACACCGAGTCGCTGATACTTCGGCTCGTGACCGCTGACCGCCGGCCCAACGTAAAGACCCGTTGCCAGCCATGAGGTCGCGATCCAGAAAATCGCGATTTGCAGATGCCACGTGCGCGTGACGGCATACGGTAAGTACTTCGCGAGCGGAAATCCAAAGAAGGCCTGCCCCTCGACTCCGTAGTGAGCAGTCAACACTCCCATCAAAATCTGCACACCCCAGAGAATCACCACTACGTAAAAATACTTCAGAGTCGCACGTTGCGACGGGGTTGGCTTGAATACAAGGAAAGGATCGCTTTCTGGATAAGGCCCGTGAACGAGTTCCTTTTCCTGCGACGCATACCACCAGACAAGTCCGCCAATTCCGGCCAGCAATCCAACGAAGCTGAGAACGCTCCAGAGCACAGCGCCCGATGTTGGCACATTGCCGATCAGCGGCTCATGCGGCCAGTTATTCGTGTACGTCGTTTCAGAACCCAGGCGATCCGTGCTGCAAGCCCACGAAGTCCACCAGAAAAACGCGGCGAGTTGACGCTGCTTTGCGGCATTGGTCAATGCGCCACTGGGGATGGCATAAGCCGACCGACCCGTGGCAAAAACGTCGGTGTAGTAAGCGCGGAGTTGCTCAAACGCCGCAGCGCGATCGTCGCTTAGCGTCACGCGATTGCGCGAGACGTCATAGGTGTTGGTTCGCATCTCGCGAATTAACCGCGCCTTGAAGATCGCCTGTTGATCCGGTCCGAGAGCCTCGAAATTAGACGCCCCAGCCCTGACCGCCCAGGTGTTCAGCAGAATCTCCGATTCCCGGTGCAGCCAATCCGCACTCCAGTCGGGTGCAACATAAGCGCCGTGGCCCCAGACTGTGCCGATCTCCTGCCCGCCGATCGATTGCCACACTCCCTGGCCGTCCGTGATGGAACTGCCAGTGAAGAGAAGCTGCCCTTCAGCGTTGTACACGTCTGGGATAGGCGGAGCTTCGCTGATCATCTTCCGCCCGACTCCACCGAGAACAGCGAAAGATCCAATAATGACGATGGCCAATGCCACCCAATAACGTTTGTAGGACATGATTTTCCCTCACTTAATTAGGCCGAAAATAGTGTGTGATGCTCCCCCGACAAAGCGACATTCCAATCCGTGTGTTTCCGCGGCGCATAAACTCGCAATGGGATGCCTCTGGAAGTCATTGAAAGTCCCTCAAGAACATTCGCACTGAGGCAACAGTAGCGTTCAGTGAAAGGGGAATGCAGGGACTTAGGTCACTATCCGGCGTAGAAACTTCAAAATTACCGAGACTGATCATCCCAGCAAAAAACGAGTCGCGGTGTGATCTAAATCACACCGCGAGCGGGGGTCCCGTTCATCTTTCCGTGACCTTACGGGGGATTATGCCTTGGGTTGTTAGCTCTCGGTCGCAAATGCCCGGCGGCCGAGCAAGAAGGTAGCCATGAGGTTTGAAGCGAACAGAAGCACCCCGCTCAATTCCAGCACGCCTGAAACAGGCAGCACCCTCCACGCGAACGAAGCCAGACCTTCATAGGCCAAAGGCTCAAAAACAACTCGCAGCAGGCATCCGGTCTGAAGACATACCAGGCTGAAGAACATCAGCTGCGTGCTGAAGATCCGCTGAATGCCGGCAAAGTGAGGCAGGATGCGCGGCCCAATCGCGAACACCATCGTTGCCGCGAATCCGACCGTGAGCGCATGACGCGAAGCACCCCAGATGCCCCCGTGGACATCCATAAATGCCGCCCAGACACTCATCGATCCCGCCACAATAAGCCATGCATAAGCCAAACGAATGAAGACCGGAAAACTCGGATGGATACCATGGATTTTGGCGTGGCCATGCGGACGTTCTGTTAAGCGAAGAGCAATCCCAATCGTGCCTGAGCCAAGCGCAAACAGAATCGTCGCCGGCTTGGGCAAGCCAGAAACCCCAAATAGAACACCTGTGATGGCCATCAACAGAGCCATGCGAAACCAACGTACACTCGGCTTCGATATCGCGAGAAACGACGGCAGCCATCGTGCCGAAAACCCCCACACCACTGGCACCACAAATCCCCAGCCAAGCAAGACGAGATATTTTTGATCGAGCGAGTGAGGAAATGACCTCAGGCCGCCCTGCAAGCCCAAACGAACGCACTCAACAAAATTGAAGATGACACCAGCCGCAAGCCCCGCAGTGCCAATCAAAACCGAGACCATCCACATTTCCATCGGCGCCTTCGCCTTATTCCCGTCGCCCGATTCCGGCAGCTTGTGGTGTGAAGCAGCGTATAGAAACAGCATCACCGCAAGAAGCTCAAATCCCGCGGATACCGGTAGCAGAGTGCGCCACTGGCACCCATAAATATTTCCAAACCAGCGCATCGCAACGCCGGATGTCCACAGCAGGTAACAGGAAAGAGGAACGCGAAGGACCGACCGTCCATGCGCAGGCTGGGAATAGAAGCCGATGCCAAGAATAAAACTACCAATCCATCCGAACATCTGTGCGTGCCCATGACCTTCCATCCATGCGGCCGGCAATGTCCCCAGCCCATGATGCGCACTGATCGCCATCAGGTTTGAAAACCCCAGCAGCGTCCCAGGCAAAGCCATAAAGAAAAGTCCGCTGCCAATCCATGCGCGAAGCACCAAGCTCTTTTGCCGTTCGCGCGCGATGATCACTGAGTTCTCACCGACTGCACCGACGGAAACAGATTGATCCAACAACGAAATCGTACCCATGGCTAGCTCCTTACCTTGATTTCTGCTTCCAGTTGAATGGCACGCGGAAACAGAACATCATTCTCAAGATGCACATGCTGTTTGAGGTCTGCCTCAAATTCCCGGAGCCCCGAAAAGAGAGCGGTATGCGTCGCACATGCCCATGAAGGTGCCTCAAAGTGACTGGTGATGCGAATGAGCTCCCGCATGATGTGATCGGCAGATTCATGTTCCTGCTCCATCATGAAGATCGGGTGAGCGACCGAACGGAAACATGCATGCGCGGGAGGATAGGCGACGATCGATTCCTGATCGATCTGCGAGATGAACGGAAAGAGCACCTGCTCTTCCTTTTCGATATGCGCATACATCTCGCTGCGAAGCGCCTCAACTAATTCGGCGATTCTCACCAGTTCGGGATCTCGATCACTCCTCTTTGTCGCGACCTTTGACGCCATCTCAGCCAGGGCCGGGAGCACTTGACGAACGCGATGATGATGAACGCGGACGATGTGTTGAATCAGCCGGCCAAGCGATACATCGAGAGGATCGAATGCCAAGCCACCACGTTCCTTAACCTCTGCGTCAGCAAGTTTTTCGAGAACTTGATCCACAGAGAGTTGCAGCTCCCGGCACACGGCTTCGAGCGACAAGTCCGCCTGCACGCACAGATCAATGTCAAATCGATGAAAGATGCTGGCTGCGGATGGGCTGCTAGTTACGATCTCGCGGATAGACTGCGCTGCGGTGGACATAAGCACTCTCCACTAGCAACCCTAGCGTTCAAGTAAGAACGGAGCAGTAACTTATGTCACTCGGAGTCGAAGATGATCTAAGCCGAAGCCTCGAGAAGTGCTTTCAAACCGCTGAGATCCTTGACGACGATCTGTCGCGCGTCCACGTCCAGCAGTCCTTCAGCCTGAAGGCGCATCAGGTTGCGGGAAACGAGCTCGCGCACGGTGCCTAGTTGATTGGCAAGTTCCTGATGGGTTGCGGGAAGCTGGAATTCAATTCCGCGAGCAGTCTTCTTTCCTTCGCTCTCTGCCAGCTTGAACAAGACTGAAATCAAGCGCTGCCGGATCGTGGTAAACGATAGTTCCTCAATAATCCCCACCAGCCGTCGCAACCGCGTCCCCACCACCTGGAGAACTTTCAATGCAACTTCAGGATGCTCCATGCAGTACGCCTGAAAATCGCGACGCGAGATGAATGCAATTTCTGCATCCTCGATCGCAACGGCGGAGGCCGGAAATGGACCGCCATCGAAGACTGGCAGTTCCGCGACCGACTCCCCTGGAACATTAATCGCAAGAACCTGTTCTCGGCCGCTCATCGAAGTCTTGAAAATACGAACCTTGCCCTGTGCGATGATGTGCAGGCCATTGCACGGCTCGCCTTCAGAAAAAAGCAACTCCCCGGCACTGAACAGCTTGCGAACTGTTCGCGCGGCCAGCGTCTTCAACTCCGTCGGCGTGAGGCTCGATAACAGTGCGGTCTTACCGAGGGCAGTGGCGAGATCGGTGCGTTCAGCAGTCACTCGAGAATCTTACGGCATGAGCTTAGCACCCGCGTCATCTTCGGTTGCGTGAAGGGACTTACTCCCTGCCAGCCGTGCGACCTCAGATCAAAGTTTCGCGCTGAATAATTCTGAGAATGCGACGCCGCCTGGGACTTAGGTCACTGCATCCGCCCTCTCTTCGCGGTCTCATAGGTTGCATGAACCCGCAGATCAACACCACCGACTTCAACGAACGTCCATTCATCGCCATCTGGGAAGTGACCCAGGCTTGCGACCTTGCTTGTGTCCATTGCCGCGCGTCCGCTCAGCCGGACCGCAGTCCGATGGAACTGAGCACAGATGAGGGCAAACATCTGATCGATGAAATCACGGCCTTGAAGGTTCCTGTCTTTGTATTGACGGGAGGCGATCCCATTAAGCGGCCCGATCTCTTTGAACTGATCGCACACGCCCGCTCAGCGGGAGTCAGAGTTTCGCTGACGCCAAGCGCCACGCCTTTGCTGACGAAGGAAATTATTGTGAGGCTCAAAGAGGCCGGCCTCGCGCGGCTCGCAGTGAGCATGGACGGTGCAAGTCCAGAAACCCACGACGCATTCCGCGGGATGAGCGGTTCATTCGCGCGAACCCTTGATGCCGTGCGCTGGGCAAATGAGGTTGGACTACCTTTGCAGATCAACACCACGTTCAGCCGAAGGAACATCAACGAGATTGACAACATTGTCGCCTTGATGGAGAAGCTGAAGATAACCCTCTGGAGTGTCTTCTTCCTCGTTCCTACCGGACGCGGAAAGCTGAACGATCTACTGAGTGCGGACGAGTTCGAATTGGTCTTCGCTAAGGTTTATAGTCTGTCCAAAACCGCGAGCTTCGACATTAAAACAACCGAGGCGCAGCACTACAGACGCTACCTCTTGCAGCAGCGCGTTGCCGAACGAAAGTCAGGAATCAACCTCCCCTCACAGCACGACAGAGCAGCAGACTCAATTGGACGCGCA
It encodes:
- a CDS encoding epimerase, whose protein sequence is MLKHVKVLIFGATGMIGRGVLLECLRDTNVELVVTVGRTAVGIKDGKVREIVLPDLLNYSGMEQSLAGFDACFFSLGVASAGMTEADYSRVTYQYTMVAAQILSRLNPDLTFIFVSGSGTDSSKKGRVMWARVKGRTENALLNLPFKAYMFRPGFIQPMDGIQSKTPLYRRFYTILGPLFPLLRKMFPNQVLSTRQLGQAMLNVARRGYPKYVLEARDIRAAADPEP
- a CDS encoding response regulator transcription factor encodes the protein MDRVLIVDDDVQLCGLLTERLESEGFTIEVANDGIRGLDRALSMEHSLVVLDLMLPGMTGLDVLRRLRAKSPVPVLILTARGEDIDRILGLEIGADDYVPKPFNPRELIARIRAILRRTSIPANPASPLVVGDLRLDSRAREVWLEDVALNLTSVEFTLLETFLRDAGKILSREQLTEAVLGRKLAPFDRVIDVHVSNIRKKLGTSEHGPRIKAIRGNGYLFVARPEAK
- a CDS encoding ATP-binding protein, whose amino-acid sequence is MKLTFRSLLLKIFLWFWATVLVTGISLVLTFILEPHGVPAQWHSTLAETARYSGTIAVETLEREGTPAAASYLDRLVHDTALKACLFDISGKIIAGDGCETFQQMATRVTGLNTSEFGMVFGIARVALILKGNSRRQYIFATELPAGPRAAAGFNRTTFLVQWGVAFLVSGFVCYLLTRYITAPILRLRAASQQLATGDLSTRAGPEIASRQDEIGDLLRDFDAMASRIEDLVSGQRQLISDVSHELRSPLARLNVALDLGRQRKGNDAAFDQMEQDLALLNEMIGRLLTIAKLDVSARQVPMVQVDLTELVSQIVRDANFEARVLDRAVQLTAEGPYLVRGNPELLHGAIENVVRNAIHYTASGTSVEVSMQVVRQPKKSFVRVTIRDHGPGLPESELVNIFRPFYRVADARDRQSGGTGLGLAIADRVIRTHGGTIRAENASSSGLMVEILLPECESDLT
- a CDS encoding SpoIIE family protein phosphatase, producing MAAGIHLSGNNETIDLQQQVARLQALLEASRQVHSTIREEAVLGAVLRIVVRELEMAGAAFPGTGLSYGEMPDLAAQTDEAAALPIYLLQDREGKRMAELVVAPPDSRELTIYEADFIEGLVLQAGVALENARNHERNLQWARVQQDLDAARNIQRSLLPQELPDIAGYSLAFRSVTCYEVGGDYLDLVEQPDGSLLIAVADVAGKGLASAMMSTSFRAAFRAMAITGPPLDELATRMNEHHWREGEEARRRYVTAIFLRLHPESGKIEVVNAGHNPGFLVSADGVARQFEAAGTPLGLLPGMRYSSEQAVFTPGTRLLFYTDGLTEVFRGEEEFGPERLMDEFSKCPGEQADVILDSLWATIDDFADGGPQSDDMTALALCRCAQGTEIPA
- a CDS encoding ATP-binding protein, which codes for MSKVKSTSVEVRLPSQLGYEKVAMSTAAAVAKLMGFREDRVEDLKTAVAEACINAIEHGNKLNDDLSVDVVLSAGVNALEVKVIDDGKGLKTVPPKPDIDKKIHGEEDPRGMGMFLIQALVDEAEWVKGSNGKSSYVRLVIRLDAVAD
- a CDS encoding STAS domain-containing protein is translated as MQSETKARVDQLTSPAGHPVTALRFEGDIASTSKEAVLGSYQSLPKATAKLVLLDFTKVDYINSSGIALVIQMLIEAANSGQKVYAFGLSPHFTKVFTMVGITKYAGLFPSQADALAAL
- a CDS encoding nitric-oxide reductase large subunit; translation: MSYKRYWVALAIVIIGSFAVLGGVGRKMISEAPPIPDVYNAEGQLLFTGSSITDGQGVWQSIGGQEIGTVWGHGAYVAPDWSADWLHRESEILLNTWAVRAGASNFEALGPDQQAIFKARLIREMRTNTYDVSRNRVTLSDDRAAAFEQLRAYYTDVFATGRSAYAIPSGALTNAAKQRQLAAFFWWTSWACSTDRLGSETTYTNNWPHEPLIGNVPTSGAVLWSVLSFVGLLAGIGGLVWWYASQEKELVHGPYPESDPFLVFKPTPSQRATLKYFYVVVILWGVQILMGVLTAHYGVEGQAFFGFPLAKYLPYAVTRTWHLQIAIFWIATSWLATGLYVGPAVSGHEPKYQRLGVNALFGALILVVGGSLAGEWMGIQQRLGNMWFWFGSQGYEYVDLGRFWQILLFVGLVLWLVLMIAALKPALVRKSEDRALLTLFLISSIAIPLFYSAGLMYGQRSHLVTAEYWRWWVVHLWVEGFFEVFATVVIGFLFTRLKLIEIRTATKAALFSTTIFLSGGIIGTFHHLYFAGATPAVIGLGAIFSAFEVVPLTLIGYEAWENIRLAQPTRKSQWIANYKWPIYFFVAVAFWNLVGAGLFGFLINPPISLYYVQGLNLTPVHGHTALFGVYGMLGLGLTLFCLRALNPGRKWKETPLKLSFWSLNFGLIFMVILSMLPVGLLQAWASIEHGTWYARSSEFMQSSSMQTLRWMRVPGDILFAIGAALFAWFVLGLLTGHSIDSNSTTGRSTQVEVEEQEVALAGR
- a CDS encoding DUF542 domain-containing protein, with the protein product MSTAAQSIREIVTSSPSAASIFHRFDIDLCVQADLSLEAVCRELQLSVDQVLEKLADAEVKERGGLAFDPLDVSLGRLIQHIVRVHHHRVRQVLPALAEMASKVATKRSDRDPELVRIAELVEALRSEMYAHIEKEEQVLFPFISQIDQESIVAYPPAHACFRSVAHPIFMMEQEHESADHIMRELIRITSHFEAPSWACATHTALFSGLREFEADLKQHVHLENDVLFPRAIQLEAEIKVRS
- a CDS encoding Crp/Fnr family transcriptional regulator, which codes for MTAERTDLATALGKTALLSSLTPTELKTLAARTVRKLFSAGELLFSEGEPCNGLHIIAQGKVRIFKTSMSGREQVLAINVPGESVAELPVFDGGPFPASAVAIEDAEIAFISRRDFQAYCMEHPEVALKVLQVVGTRLRRLVGIIEELSFTTIRQRLISVLFKLAESEGKKTARGIEFQLPATHQELANQLGTVRELVSRNLMRLQAEGLLDVDARQIVVKDLSGLKALLEASA